Proteins co-encoded in one Poecilia reticulata strain Guanapo unplaced genomic scaffold, Guppy_female_1.0+MT scaffold_212, whole genome shotgun sequence genomic window:
- the uxt gene encoding protein UXT: MMARPAGSADCLDQKVLQYEAFINDVLRRDLRAVLEQRDRLYEKMSHYLQLKNVIQSLEEAGPQRMKADVDLGCSFFVQARVDDPSRILVLVGFGFFVEMSHQEALRFINKKTNQLTLFTEQLTKDAAKIKAHIRMVLEGLRELQGLEELPDVCRKSAAAAQL, translated from the exons atGATGGCTCGTCCTGCTGGTTCTGCCGACTGTCTGGACCAGAAGGTTCTGCAGTATGAAGCTTTCATCAACGACGTGCTGAGGAGAGACCTGCG GGCGGTGCTGGAGCAGAGGGATCGTCTCTATGAGAAAATGTCTCACTACCTGCAGCTGAAGAACGTCATCCAGAGTCTGGAG GAGGCGGGGCCTCAGCGGATGAAGGCAGACGTGGATCTGGGCTGCAGCTTCTTCGTTCAGGCTCGAGT GGACGACCCCTCCAGGATTCTGGTGTTGGTCGGGTTCGGGTTCTTCGTGGAGATGAGCCACCAGGAGGCGCTGCGCTTCATCAACAAGAAGACCAATCAGCTGACGCT CTTCACTGAGCAGCTCACCAAGGACgctgccaaaataaaagcccataTCCGCATGGTGCTGGAG GGTCTGCGGGAGCTGCAGGGGCTGGAGGAGCTCCCAGACGTCTGCAGGaagtctgctgctgctgctcagctctgA
- the cdk20 gene encoding cyclin-dependent kinase 20 isoform X1 encodes MEQYSILGRIGEGAHGIVFQAKHIETGETVALKKVALRKLEDGIPNQAVREIKALQEIEDNQHVVKLKDFFPHGTGFVLVFDFMLSDLSEVIRNSQRPLTPAQVKGYMMMLLKGVAFLHQNSIMHRDLKPANLLISSSGHLKVADFGLARLFSDQGERLYSHQVATRWYRAPELLYGARKYDEGVDLWAVGCIFGELLNSSPLFPGENDIEQLCCVLRVLGTPTRESWPEMVELPDYNKITFKENPAIPLEEIVPDTCPQAVDLLCRFLVYPSRRRCSATQVSPGDPGDSLTDRSLGELISDWLFLLKALIHPFFFSSPLPAHHSELPIPQRGGRPPRQRLQAPPTDFSVDLPLQNSVVDPSELRPHASCL; translated from the exons ATGGAGCAGTACAGCATCCTGGGTCGGATCGGAGAAGGAGCTCATGGCATCGTCTTCCAGGCCAAACACATCGAG ACAGGAGAGACGGTGGCCCTGAAGAAGGTGGCTCTGAGGAAGCTGGAGGACGGCATCCCGAACCAGGCAGTGAGGGAGATCAAGGCCCTGCAGGAGATCGAGGACAACCAGCAT GTGGTGAAGCTGAAGGATTTCTTCCCTCATGGAACCGGCTTCGTCCTGGTCTTTGACTTCATGCTCTCTGACCTCTCTGAGGTCATCAGGAACTCCCAGCGACCTCTGACCCCGGCTCAGGTGAAGGGCTACATGATGATGCTGCTGAAGGGCGTGGCCTTCCTGCACCAGAACTCCATCATGCACCGG GACCTGAAGCCTGCCAACCTCCTCATCAGTTCCTCGGGTCACCTGAAGGTGGCGGACTTCGGCTTGGCCCGGCTGTTCAGTGACCAGGGGGAGCGGCTCTACAGCCACCAGGTGGCCACCAG GTGGTACCGAGCCCCAGAGCTCCTGTACGGAGCCCGGAAATACGACGAGGGAGTGGACCTGTG GGCGGTGGGCTGCATCTTCGGAGAGCTGCTCAACTCGTCTCCTCTGTTTCCCGGGGAAAACGACATCGAACAGCTCTGCTGCGTCCTGCGAGTGCTGGGGACGCCGACCCGGGAGAGCTGGCCC gAAATGGTCGAGTTGCCAGATTACAATAAAATCACCTTCAAGGAGAATCCAGCGATCCCATTGGAGGAGATCGTCCCTGACACCTGTCCTCAGGCCGTGGACCTGCTCTGCCGCTTCCTGGTCTACCCGTCCAGGCGGCGCTGCTCCGCCACACAGGTGAGCCCCGGGGATCCAGGTGACTCGTTAACGGACCGCTCATTAGGAGAGCTgatctctgattggttgttcctcCTGAAGGCTCTCATCCatcccttcttcttctcctctcctcttcctgctcacCACTCCGAGCTGCCCATCCCTCAGAGGGGGGGTCGCCCTCCCCGCCAGCGCCTGCAGGCTCCGCCCACCGACTTCTCTGTGGACCTGCCCCTGCAGAACAGCGTGGTGGACCCCTCGGAGCTGCGGCCACACGCCTCCTGCCTCTGA
- the cdk20 gene encoding cyclin-dependent kinase 20 isoform X3 has translation MEQYSILGRIGEGAHGIVFQAKHIETGETVALKKVALRKLEDGIPNQAVREIKALQEIEDNQHVVKLKDFFPHGTGFVLVFDFMLSDLSEVIRNSQRPLTPAQVKGYMMMLLKGVAFLHQNSIMHRDLKPANLLISSSGHLKVADFGLARLFSDQGERLYSHQVATRWYRAPELLYGARKYDEGVDLWAVGCIFGELLNSSPLFPGENDIEQLCCVLRVLGTPTRESWPEMVELPDYNKITFKENPAIPLEEIVPDTCPQAVDLLCRFLVYPSRRRCSATQDDGSGWIHWENPSPPSMEAEHQAGLFGPE, from the exons ATGGAGCAGTACAGCATCCTGGGTCGGATCGGAGAAGGAGCTCATGGCATCGTCTTCCAGGCCAAACACATCGAG ACAGGAGAGACGGTGGCCCTGAAGAAGGTGGCTCTGAGGAAGCTGGAGGACGGCATCCCGAACCAGGCAGTGAGGGAGATCAAGGCCCTGCAGGAGATCGAGGACAACCAGCAT GTGGTGAAGCTGAAGGATTTCTTCCCTCATGGAACCGGCTTCGTCCTGGTCTTTGACTTCATGCTCTCTGACCTCTCTGAGGTCATCAGGAACTCCCAGCGACCTCTGACCCCGGCTCAGGTGAAGGGCTACATGATGATGCTGCTGAAGGGCGTGGCCTTCCTGCACCAGAACTCCATCATGCACCGG GACCTGAAGCCTGCCAACCTCCTCATCAGTTCCTCGGGTCACCTGAAGGTGGCGGACTTCGGCTTGGCCCGGCTGTTCAGTGACCAGGGGGAGCGGCTCTACAGCCACCAGGTGGCCACCAG GTGGTACCGAGCCCCAGAGCTCCTGTACGGAGCCCGGAAATACGACGAGGGAGTGGACCTGTG GGCGGTGGGCTGCATCTTCGGAGAGCTGCTCAACTCGTCTCCTCTGTTTCCCGGGGAAAACGACATCGAACAGCTCTGCTGCGTCCTGCGAGTGCTGGGGACGCCGACCCGGGAGAGCTGGCCC gAAATGGTCGAGTTGCCAGATTACAATAAAATCACCTTCAAGGAGAATCCAGCGATCCCATTGGAGGAGATCGTCCCTGACACCTGTCCTCAGGCCGTGGACCTGCTCTGCCGCTTCCTGGTCTACCCGTCCAGGCGGCGCTGCTCCGCCACACAG GATGATGGTTCTGGTTGGATTCACTGGGAGAATCCCAGTCCTCCCAGTATGGAAGCGGAGCACCAGGCAGGACTGTTTGGACCCGAGTAG
- the cdk20 gene encoding cyclin-dependent kinase 20 isoform X4, producing the protein MEQYSILGRIGEGAHGIVFQAKHIETGETVALKKVALRKLEDGIPNQAVREIKALQEIEDNQHDLKPANLLISSSGHLKVADFGLARLFSDQGERLYSHQVATRWYRAPELLYGARKYDEGVDLWAVGCIFGELLNSSPLFPGENDIEQLCCVLRVLGTPTRESWPEMVELPDYNKITFKENPAIPLEEIVPDTCPQAVDLLCRFLVYPSRRRCSATQALIHPFFFSSPLPAHHSELPIPQRGGRPPRQRLQAPPTDFSVDLPLQNSVVDPSELRPHASCL; encoded by the exons ATGGAGCAGTACAGCATCCTGGGTCGGATCGGAGAAGGAGCTCATGGCATCGTCTTCCAGGCCAAACACATCGAG ACAGGAGAGACGGTGGCCCTGAAGAAGGTGGCTCTGAGGAAGCTGGAGGACGGCATCCCGAACCAGGCAGTGAGGGAGATCAAGGCCCTGCAGGAGATCGAGGACAACCAGCAT GACCTGAAGCCTGCCAACCTCCTCATCAGTTCCTCGGGTCACCTGAAGGTGGCGGACTTCGGCTTGGCCCGGCTGTTCAGTGACCAGGGGGAGCGGCTCTACAGCCACCAGGTGGCCACCAG GTGGTACCGAGCCCCAGAGCTCCTGTACGGAGCCCGGAAATACGACGAGGGAGTGGACCTGTG GGCGGTGGGCTGCATCTTCGGAGAGCTGCTCAACTCGTCTCCTCTGTTTCCCGGGGAAAACGACATCGAACAGCTCTGCTGCGTCCTGCGAGTGCTGGGGACGCCGACCCGGGAGAGCTGGCCC gAAATGGTCGAGTTGCCAGATTACAATAAAATCACCTTCAAGGAGAATCCAGCGATCCCATTGGAGGAGATCGTCCCTGACACCTGTCCTCAGGCCGTGGACCTGCTCTGCCGCTTCCTGGTCTACCCGTCCAGGCGGCGCTGCTCCGCCACACAG GCTCTCATCCatcccttcttcttctcctctcctcttcctgctcacCACTCCGAGCTGCCCATCCCTCAGAGGGGGGGTCGCCCTCCCCGCCAGCGCCTGCAGGCTCCGCCCACCGACTTCTCTGTGGACCTGCCCCTGCAGAACAGCGTGGTGGACCCCTCGGAGCTGCGGCCACACGCCTCCTGCCTCTGA
- the cdk20 gene encoding cyclin-dependent kinase 20 isoform X2, translating into MEQYSILGRIGEGAHGIVFQAKHIETGETVALKKVALRKLEDGIPNQAVREIKALQEIEDNQHVVKLKDFFPHGTGFVLVFDFMLSDLSEVIRNSQRPLTPAQVKGYMMMLLKGVAFLHQNSIMHRDLKPANLLISSSGHLKVADFGLARLFSDQGERLYSHQVATRWYRAPELLYGARKYDEGVDLWAVGCIFGELLNSSPLFPGENDIEQLCCVLRVLGTPTRESWPEMVELPDYNKITFKENPAIPLEEIVPDTCPQAVDLLCRFLVYPSRRRCSATQALIHPFFFSSPLPAHHSELPIPQRGGRPPRQRLQAPPTDFSVDLPLQNSVVDPSELRPHASCL; encoded by the exons ATGGAGCAGTACAGCATCCTGGGTCGGATCGGAGAAGGAGCTCATGGCATCGTCTTCCAGGCCAAACACATCGAG ACAGGAGAGACGGTGGCCCTGAAGAAGGTGGCTCTGAGGAAGCTGGAGGACGGCATCCCGAACCAGGCAGTGAGGGAGATCAAGGCCCTGCAGGAGATCGAGGACAACCAGCAT GTGGTGAAGCTGAAGGATTTCTTCCCTCATGGAACCGGCTTCGTCCTGGTCTTTGACTTCATGCTCTCTGACCTCTCTGAGGTCATCAGGAACTCCCAGCGACCTCTGACCCCGGCTCAGGTGAAGGGCTACATGATGATGCTGCTGAAGGGCGTGGCCTTCCTGCACCAGAACTCCATCATGCACCGG GACCTGAAGCCTGCCAACCTCCTCATCAGTTCCTCGGGTCACCTGAAGGTGGCGGACTTCGGCTTGGCCCGGCTGTTCAGTGACCAGGGGGAGCGGCTCTACAGCCACCAGGTGGCCACCAG GTGGTACCGAGCCCCAGAGCTCCTGTACGGAGCCCGGAAATACGACGAGGGAGTGGACCTGTG GGCGGTGGGCTGCATCTTCGGAGAGCTGCTCAACTCGTCTCCTCTGTTTCCCGGGGAAAACGACATCGAACAGCTCTGCTGCGTCCTGCGAGTGCTGGGGACGCCGACCCGGGAGAGCTGGCCC gAAATGGTCGAGTTGCCAGATTACAATAAAATCACCTTCAAGGAGAATCCAGCGATCCCATTGGAGGAGATCGTCCCTGACACCTGTCCTCAGGCCGTGGACCTGCTCTGCCGCTTCCTGGTCTACCCGTCCAGGCGGCGCTGCTCCGCCACACAG GCTCTCATCCatcccttcttcttctcctctcctcttcctgctcacCACTCCGAGCTGCCCATCCCTCAGAGGGGGGGTCGCCCTCCCCGCCAGCGCCTGCAGGCTCCGCCCACCGACTTCTCTGTGGACCTGCCCCTGCAGAACAGCGTGGTGGACCCCTCGGAGCTGCGGCCACACGCCTCCTGCCTCTGA
- the LOC103460214 gene encoding erythroid transcription factor-like translates to MGGALAPLRRSKAKEQLFSPVCCIKDPLRPDRALTLKRTEMMSGVTPSADWSSGSPATRGQRSSGFRMKLGAEAHWSVSDEAELLRRPHRLDGASCPSLGSACSPLPLHSLYGHPVLAPPPAFLHPSPPGWDLLSPSSPERRQCFSCGTHSALLWRREAAGTHLCSTCCVQQQNREQNPPLLRPKRRAVAARKGTQCSNCGTGTTSLWRRNAAGDAVCNACGLYYKLHQVHRPLALRKDGIQTRKRRSANQRPGKKGADQLGPWAGPMW, encoded by the exons ATGGGTGGAGCGCTGGCTCCTCTCAGAAGGAGCAAAGCGAAGGAGCAGCTCTTCAGTCCTGTCTGTTGCATCAAAGATCCTCTACGACCAGACAGAGCTCTCACTCTCAAAAGAACAGAGATGATGTCAGGTGTGACTCCATCAGCTGATTGGTCATCAGGCTCTCCAGCCaccaggggtcagaggtcatcaggCTTCAGGATGAAG CTCGGCGCTGAAGCTCACTGGTCGGTCTCGGATGAAGCTGAGCTCCTCAGACGGCCTCACCGATTGGACGGCGCCAGCTGTCCGTCACTTGGCTCCGCCTGCAGCCCGCTTCCTCTCCACTCCTTATATGGGCATCCTGTtctggctccgccccctgccTTCCTGCACCCGTCCCCACCTGGATGGGACCTGCTCAGTCCTTCCTCGCCAG agcgccgccagtgtttcagctgcgggaCCCACAGCGCCCTCCTGTGGAGGAGGGAGGCAGCAGGAACGCACCTGTGTTCCACCTGCTGTGTCCAACAGCAGAACCGGGAGCAGAACCCGCCGCTGCTGCGGCCCAAGAGGAGAGCG GTGGCGGCCAGGAAAGGAACCCAGTGCTCCAACTGCGGGACGGGAACCACGTCTTTGTGGAGGAGAAACGCTGCAGGAGACGCCGTCTGCAACGCCTGTGGYCTCTACTACAAGCTGCACCAG GTGCATCGGCCACTGGCACTGAGGAAGGACGGGATCCAAACCAGGAAGAGACGATCGGCCAATCAGAGGCCAGGCAAGAAGGGAGCTGACCAATTAGGACCCTGGGCTGGCCCGATGTGGTGA